In a genomic window of Hippoglossus stenolepis isolate QCI-W04-F060 chromosome 15, HSTE1.2, whole genome shotgun sequence:
- the LOC118122077 gene encoding lysophosphatidic acid receptor 6: MAEEEAFSLQTFQTHQLKMNNSVNCNKSDGFKYPLYSSVFSLVFVIGLFLNMVAVYIFGCTLKLRNETTTYMINLVVSDSLFVLSLPFRIVYFIRREWLFGSVLCKISVALFYTNMYGSILFLTCISVDRFLAIVHPFRSQAIRTKRNAKLACCVVWVMILSGSIPTGFLLETSSEENVNSSSNFCFENYSKKQWKTELSKVVVLIETVGFVIPLMLNVFCSVMVLRTLRKPQTISRGGSVNKTKILRMIFVHLFIFCFCFIPYNINLIFYALVRSNVLKGCDAEHVVRAINPITLCIAVTNCCFDPVIYYFTSETIQSSIKRKSTVWHNGARLFERLQGDSTQSSPISSPKILTLRSLRSKMSVSESTV; encoded by the coding sequence ATGGCTGAGGAGGAAGCCTTCAGTCTGCAGACGTTCCAGACTCACCAGTTAAAGATGAATAATAGCGTGAACTGCAATAAGAGCGATGGATTTAAGTACCCTCTGTACAGCTCGGTTTTCAGCCTGGTTTTTGTAATTGGACTTTTTCTCAACATGGTGGCTGTATATATTTTTGGCTGTACATTGAAGCTGCGAAATGAGACCACGACATACATGATAAACCTTGTGGTTTCAGACTCTCTCTTTGTTCTCAGCTTGCCTTTTCGGATCGTTTACTTCATTAGACGCGAGTGGTTATTTGGAAGTGTACTCTGCAAGATCTCGGTGGCCCTATTTTACACCAACATGTATGGCagcatcctcttcctcacctgcaTCAGTGTTGACCGCTTCCTGGCCATTGTGCACCCATTCCGGTCACAGGCTATCCGCACTAAGAGGAATGCCAAACTGGCCTGCTGTGTGGTATGGGTGATGATTCTTTCTGGGAGTATACCCACAGGGTTTCTTTTGGAAACCTCTTCAGAAGAAAATGTCAACTCATCCTCAAACTTCTGCTTTGAAAACTACTCCAAAAAACAGTGGAAGACTGAGCTGTCGAAGGTGGTGGTGTTAATTGAGACTGTGGGCTTCGTCATCCCGTTGATGCTCAATGTGTTCTGCTCGGTCATGGTGCTGCGGACACTAAGGAAACCGCAAACCATTAGCCGTGGGGGGAgcgtcaacaaaacaaaaatcctgaGGATGATCTTTGTGCATCTGTTcatcttctgcttctgcttcatcCCCTACAATATCAATCTCATCTTCTACGCCCTGGTGCGCTCCAATGTCCTGAAGGGATGCGATGCAGAACATGTGGTCAGAGCTATCAACCCTATAACTCTGTGCATAGCAGTGACCAACTGCTGCTTTGACCCAGTCATTTACTACTTCACTTCTGAGACCATTCAGAGCTCCATCAAACGCAAGTCCACAGTGTGGCACAATGGGGCTCGGCTATTCGAGAGACTGCAGGGGGACAGCACACAAAGCAGCCCAATCTCATCACCAAAAATCCTGACACTAAGGAGTCTCAGGTCAAAAATGTCTGTCAGTGAGTCAACAGTCTAA
- the LOC118122286 gene encoding short transient receptor potential channel 2, with protein MENLTPEQWREIMNKKMQFPPELIGAIQEGKIELLCGLLKTGDGIVRQLDESEDRQWREALNLSIRLGNEAAMVTLLQGVKFDFRQIHEALLVAVDTNQPRVVKRLLDRLDQEKGNKMDVRSFSQAIFDHSIDNSQFAPGVTPLTLACQKDLYDIVTMLTLKGHIIPWPHKISCACLECRNGRQYDLLKFSLSRINTYRGIASRAFLSVTSSDAMLSAFSLSRELRKLSQKEPEFKPQYLGLEQLCQDFAVELLGMCRNQSEVTTILNSCGDESQDALDQQAFEEGIPNLSRLRLAVNYNQKEFVAHPICQQVLSSIWCGNLEGWRGSRTAWKLFVSVVIFLTMPLLCLIYWIAPKSKVGKILRIPVIRFLLHSASYLWFLITLLGESITMEMYRDKFASRQQNILHSSFHMVWVVGFFWYECKEVWIEGLRSYFLDWWNCLDMMVLSMYLASFALRVLIMLKGHLLCHEHSGTDDCVYFTQTVRKDWHQEDPQLIAEVLFAVTSMLSFTRLAYILPAHESLGTLQISIGKMIDDMMRFMFILMIIGTAFLCGINNVYVPYVISPHLGRFNETFHFLFWTMFGVANQDYVDMPQFLLAEFVGRILYGIFTLVIVIVLLNMLIAMITNSFQKIEDDADVEWKFARSKLYLSYFREGLTMPVPFNIIPSPKAFFYILRGIFRRMCCCCTCNSVQKYPAIATISNDKGSEETPLPYRQQVSRALVQRYIESARREFEETKRKDIGNRITELSKAICRMHGDIKTIQQLLTEDEHSASNLVTTKEGSSILGKYINGARNNFRGFNSLQEDKNTSPNMTVHQEEEEVDKGKVDSHTKQETDMQQSQVGNCGAEGSKQVTDCDVVKMEEGRVKVESGDERQTEKKKQLEAEKDENTDIKVKREGAAGTSFNNVEGKVKGEATQDEAEKIREGEGLREATAGQAESLQVSNEKTDVKKCVNKLKDIELQEKKAETRWGKGKKFEHNVAEKSGVREGNDKPDAKKIIPSPTGSSSSQDTGFGSQEREGSIDGSLVTPSP; from the exons ATGGAAAACCTCACG CCAGAGCAATGGCGCGAGATTATGAACAAGAAGATGCAGTTCCCCCCGGAGCTCATCGGTGCCATTCAGGAGGGGAAAATCGAGCTGCTGTGTGGACTGCTGAAGACCGGCGACGGCATCGTCCGCCAGCTGGACGAGTCCGAGGACCGCCAGTGGAGAGAGGCCCTCAACCTGTCCATCCGCCTGGGCAATGAGGCCGCCATGGTCACCCTCCTGCAGGGGGTCAAGTTCGACTTCCGTCAGATTCACGAGGCACTGCTGGTCGCCGTGGACACCAACCAGCCCAGAGTGGTGAAGCGTCTGCTGGACCGGCTAGACCAAGAGAAAGGCAACAAGATGGACGTGCGCTCCTTCTCTCAGGCCATCTTTGACCACTCCATTGACAACTCCCAGTTTGCCCCCGGTGTGACCCCTCTGACCTTAGCCTGCCAGAAAGACCTGTATGACATAGTGACCATGCTCACCCTAAAAGGCCACATCATCCCGTGGCCACACAAGATCTCCTGCGCCTGTCTGGAGTGTCGTAACGGCCGTCAGTACGACCTGCTGAAGTTCTCCTTGTCTCGCATCAACACCTACCGTGGAATCGCCAGCCGGGCCTTCTTGTCCGTCACCTCCTCCGACGCCATGCTCAGCGCTTTCAGTCTCAGCAGAGAGCTCCGCAAGCTCTCGCAGAAAGAGCCCGAGTTCAAG cctcagtACCTGGGCCTGGAGCAGCTCTGTCAGGATTTCGCAGTTGAGTTACTGGGCATGTGTCGCAACCAGAGCGAGGTGACCACGATACTCAACAGCTGCGGAGACGAGAGCCAGGATGCCTTGGATCAGCAGGCCTTCGAGGAGGGGATACCCAACCTGTCACGACTGCGGCTTGCTGTTAACTACAACCAGAAGGAG tttgtGGCGCACCCAATCTGTCAGCAGGTGCTCTCATCGATCTGGTGTGGGAACCTGGAAGGATGGAGAGGCAGCAGGACGGCCTGgaagctgtttgtctctgtggtgATCTTTCTCACCATGCCGCTCCTCTGCCTCATCTACTGGATCGCACCGAAGTCAAAG GTAGGAAAGATCCTGAGGATTCCTGTGATCAGGTTCCTCCTCCACTCGGCCTCATATCTGTGGTTTCTCATCACATTACTCGGAGAATCGATAACAATGGAGATGTATCGAGACAAATTTGCCTCCAGGCAGCAGAACATCCTGCACAGCTCCTTCCACATGGTGTGGGTGGTTG GATTCTTCTGGTACGAGTGTAAGGAAGTGTGGATCGAGGGGCTGCGGAGCTACTTCCTGGACTGGTGGAACTGCTTGGACATGATGGTGCTCAGCATGTACCTGGCGTCCTTCGCTTTACGTGTGCTCATCATGCTCAAAGGTCACCTCCTCTGCCACGAACACAGCGGCACAGACGACTGTGTTTATTTCACCCAGACTG TGCGTAAGGACTGGCATCAGGAGGACCCCCAGCTGATTGCGGAGGTGCTGTTTGCAGTCACCAGCATGTTGAGCTTCACACGGCTGGCGTACATCCTGCCGGCCCACGAGTCTCTGGGAACTCTACAGATCTCCATCGGAAAGATGATTGACGACATGATGAG ATTTATGTTCATACTGATGATCATTGGAACAGCCTTCCTCTGTGGCATCAACAACGTCTACGTTCCTTATGTCATCTCTCCACATCTCGGCAG GTTTAATGAGACGTTCCACTTCTTATTCTGGACCATGTTCGGTGTGGCCAACCAGGACTACGTGGACATGCCACAGTTTTTGTTGGCAGAGTTTGTCGGGAGGATTCTCTACGGCATCTTCACGCTCGTCATCGTCATCGTCCTGCTCAACATGCTCATTGCTATGATCACCAACTCCTTTCAGAAAATTGAg GATGATGCAGATGTTGAGTGGAAGTTTGCCCGGTCAAAGCTGTACCTCAGTTACTTCAGAGAGGGCCTCACCATGCCGGTGCCCTTCAACATCATCCCCTCACCCAAAGCTTTCTTCTACATCTTGAG GGGTATCTTCAGAagaatgtgctgctgctgcacctgtaATTCTGTGCAAAAATATCCCGCTATAGCCACCATA TCCAATGATAAGGGATCTGAGGAAACCCCCTTACCGTACCGGCAGCAAGTGAGCAGGGCTCTGGTGCAGCGCTACATCGAGTCGGCTCGCAGAGAGTTCGAGGAGACCAAGAGGAAAG ACATCGGTAATCGCATCACTGAGCTGAGCAAAGCGATCTGCAGGATGCACGGTGACATTAAGACGATCCAGCAGCTGCTGACGGAGGACGAACACTCGGCAAGCAATCTAGTGACGACGAAGGAGGGCTCCTCCATACTGGGGAAATACATCAATGGTGCCAGGAACAATTTCAGAGGTTTTAACAGCTTACAAGAGGACAAAAACACGTCACCTAATATGACAGTGcaccaggaagaggaagaggtggataAAGGCAAAGTTGACTCACACACGAAACAGGAGACAGACATGCAGCAGAGTCAGGTGGGAAATTGTGGCGCGGAGGGATCGAAGCAGGTGACCGACTGTGACGtggtgaagatggaggaaggCAGAGTTAAAGTAGAGTCAGGAGATGAGAggcaaactgagaaaaaaaagcagttggaagcagaaaaagatgaaaacactgacattaaAGTGAAAAGGGAGGGGGCAGCAGGGACCAGCTTCAATAATGTTGAAGGGAAGGTGAAAGGCGAGGCCACACAGGATGAGGCAGAGAAAATAAGGGAAGGGGAGGGACTCAGAGAGGCCACCGCTGGACAAGCTGAGAGCCTCCAAGTCAGCAATGAGAAGACAGATGTAAAGAAATGTGTTAACAAGTTGAAAGACATAGagctgcaagaaaaaaaagcagagacGAGATGGGGGAAGGGCAAAAAGTTCGAGCACAATGTAGCAGAGAAGTCTGGCGTCAGGGAGGGCAACGACAAACCCGATGCCAAGAAAATCATTCCCTCGCCGacgggcagcagcagctcccaggACACGGGCTTTGGTTCGCAGGAAAGGGAGGGATCCATCGATGGGTCGCTAGTGACACCGTCACCTTAG
- the LOC118122692 gene encoding ribonucleoside-diphosphate reductase large subunit: protein MQVIKRDGRQEGVTFDKITSRIQKLCYGLNSDFVDPTQITMKVIQGLYNGVTTVELDTLAAETAATLTTNHPDYAILAARIAVSNLHKETKKVFSDVMEDLYNYVNPLNRRHSPMISKETLDIVLDNKNRLNSAIIFDRDFSYNFFGFKTLERSYLLKINGKVAERPQHMLMRVAVGIHKGDIDAAIETYNLLSEKWFTHASPTLFNAGTNRPQMSSCFLLSMKDDSIDGIYDTLRQCAVISKSAGGIGLAISCIRATGSYIAGTNGHSNGLVPMLRVYNNTARYVDQGGNKRPGAFAVYLEPWHLDVFEFLELKKNTGKEEQRARDLFFALWIPDLFMKRVESNQDWSLMCPSDCPGLEECWGEKFEELYTRYEKEGRAKRVVQAQQLWYAIIESQTETGTPYMLYKDACNGKSNQQNLGTIKSSNLCTEIVEYTSKDEVAVCNLASIALNMYVTPEKTFDFKRLASVTKVIVKNLNKIIEINYYPVPEAERSNRRHRPIGIGVQGLADAFILMRYPFESPEAQLLNIQIFETIYYAALEASCELAEEFGTYETYAGSPVSKGILQYDMWDKVPTDLLDWKALKEKIAKHGVRNSLLLAPMPTASTAQILGNNESIEPYTSNIYTRRVLSGEFQIVNPHLLKDLTEKGLWSDEMKNQLIAQNGSIQDIEEIPDDLKQLYKTVWEVSQKTILKMAADRGAYIDQSQSLNIHIAEPNYGKLTSMHFYGWKLGLKTGMYYLRTKPAANPIQFTLNKEKLKEAQSAKSTEEGEVEDKERNTAAMVCSLANRDDCLMCGS, encoded by the exons aTGGTCGTCAGGAGGGAGTCACCTTTGACAAAATCACCTCTCGTATTCAGAAGCTGTGCTATGGACTCAACTCTGACTTTGTGGACCCT ACCCAGATTACCATGAAGGTGATCCAGGGTCTTTATAACGGAGTCACCACCGTGGAGCTGGACACCCTGGCAGCAGAGACCGCCGCCACCCTCACCACCAACCACCCTGACTACGCAATCCTGGCCGCACGAATAGCTGTGTCAAACCTGCACAAGGAGACCAAGAAAGTGTTCAGTG aTGTGATGGAAGACCTGTACAACTATGTGAACCCATTAAATAGACGCCATTCTCCCATGATCTCCAAGGAGACGCTCGACATTGTCCTTGACAACAAGAAT CGCCTCAACTCAGCCATCATTTTCGACAGAGACTTCTCTTACAATTTCTTTGGATTTAAG ACTCTTGAGAGGTCGTATTTGTTAAAGATCAATGGCAAAG TTGCTGAGAGACCCCAGCACATGTTAATGAGAGTGGCCGTCGGGATTCACAAAGGAGACATCGATGCAGCCATTGAGACGTACAACTTGCTGTCAGAAAAGTGGTTCACCCACGCCTCACCTACACTGTTCAATGCCGGCACCAACAGACCACAAATGTCCag ttgtTTCCTGCTATCCATGAAGGATGACAGCATCGATGGTATTTACGACACACTGAGGCAGTGCGCAGTCATCTCCAAATCAGCTGGTGGCATTGGATTGGCCATCAGCTGTATCCGAGCAACAGGCAGCTACATTGCTGGg aCAAATGGCCACTCCAATGGGCTGGTTCCCATGCTTCGAGTGTACAACAACACGGCACGTTACGTCGACCAGGGTGGcaacaag AGACCCGGGGCCTTCGCCGTGTACCTGGAGCCGTGGCATTTGGACGTGTTTGAGTTCTTAGAGTTGAAGAAGAACACAGgtaaagaggagcagagggccCGAGACCTGTTCTTTGCCCTGTGGATCCCAGACCTCTTCATGAAACGAGTGGAAAGCAATCAG GACTGGTCTCTGATGTGCCCCAGTGACTGTCCTGGGTTGGAGGAGTGCTGGGGAGAGAAGTTCGAGGAGCTCTACACAAG ATACGAGAAGGAGGGCAGGGCTAAGCGTGTGGTGCAGGCTCAGCAGCTGTGGTACGCCATCATCGAGTCACAGACAGAAACGGGTACGCCGTACATGCTCTACAAGGACGCCTGCAACGGGAAGAGCAACCAGCAGAATCTGGGAACCATCAAATCCAGCAATCTGTGCACAGAGATAGTGGAGTACACCAGCAAAGATGAG GTTGCCGTTTGTAACCTGGCATCCATTGCACTCAACATGTACGTCACCCCAGAGAAAACCTTTGACTTCAAAAGGCTTGCTTCCGTAACCAAAGTCATCGTTAAAAACCTGAACAAGATTATTGAGATCAACTACTACCCAGTGCCGGAG GCTGAAAGATCCAACAGGCGTCACAGGCCGATTGGAATCGGTGTGCAGGGTCTGGCGGATGCCTTCATCCTTATGCGTTATCCGTTTGAAAGCCCAGAGGCCCAGCTACTCAACATTCAGATCTTTGAGACCATCTACTACGCTGCCCTGGAGGCCAGCTGTGAGCTCGCAGAGGAGTTTGGCACTTATGAAACCTACGCCGGCTCTCCTGTCAGCAAGGGA ATTCTTCAGTACGACATGTGGGATAAAGTCCCAACAGATTTATTGGACTGGAAGGCATTGAAGGAGAAAATCGCTAA GCACGGCGTAAGGAACAGTCTGCTCTTGGCCCCCATGCCCACAGCTTCCACTGCCCAGATCCTGGGCAACAATGAGTCCATTGAGCCGTACACCAGCAACATCTACACCCGCAGGGTGCTCTCTGGAGAGTTTCAG ATTGTGAATCCTCACCTGCTGAAGGACCTCACAGAAAAAGGTCTGTGGAGTGATGAGATGAAGAACCAGCTGATTGCTCAGAACGGCTCCATCCAG GACATTGAAGAGATCCCTGATGATCTGAAGCAGCTCTACAAAACAGTGTGGGAAGTCTCCCAAAAAACCATCCTCAAGATGGCAGCAGACCGTGGTGCCTACATCGACCAGAGCCAGTCGCTTAACATCCACATCGCTGAACCAAACTATGGCAAACTGACCAGCATGCACTTTTACGGTTGGAAGTTG GGCCTGAAAACCGGCATGTATTACCTGCGGACGAAGCCCGCTGCCAACCCCATTCAGTTCACCCTGAACAAGGAGAAATTAAAGGAGGCTCAATCAGCCAAGAgtacagaggagggggaggtggaggataAGGAGCGCAACACCGCTGCTATGGTGTGTTCGTTAGCAAACAGAGACGATTGTCTGATGTGCGGCTCCTGA